Proteins co-encoded in one Pan paniscus chromosome 23, NHGRI_mPanPan1-v2.0_pri, whole genome shotgun sequence genomic window:
- the ESS2 gene encoding splicing factor ESS-2 homolog isoform X1, which yields METPGASASSLLLPAASRPPRKREAGEAGAATSKQRVLDEEEYIEGLQTVIQRDFFPDVEKLQAQKEYLEAEENGDLERMRQIAIKFGSALGKMSREPPPPYVTPATFETPEVHAGTGVVGNKPRPRGRGLEDAGEAGEEEEKELLPSLDVFLSRYTSEDNASFQEIMEVAKERSRARHAWLYQAEEEFEKRQKDNLELPSAEHQAIESSQASVETWKYKAKNSLMYYPEGVPDEEQLFKKPRQVVHKNTRFLRDPFSQALSRCQLQQAAALNAQHKQGKVGPDGKELIPQESPRVGGFGFVATPSPAPGVNESPMMTWGEVENTPLRVEGSETPYVDRTPGPAFKILEPGRRERLGLKMANEAAAKNRAKKQEALRRVTENLASLTPKGLSPAMSPALQRLVSRTASKYTDRALRASYTPSPARSTHLKTPARGLQTPTSTPAPGSATRTPLTQDPASITDNLLQLPARRKASDFF from the exons GGCCTCCAGACGGTCATCCAAAGGGATTTCTTTCCTGATGTGGAGAAGCTCCAGGCACAGAAGGAGTACCTGGAAGCCGAGGAGAATGGAGACTTGGAACGGATGCGCCAGATTGCCATCAAGTTTGGCTCTGCTTTGGGCAAGATGTCCCGGGAGCCCCCGCCACCCT ATGTGACTCCAGCCACGTTTGAAACCCCTGAGGTGCATGCAGGCACTGGAGTGGTGGGCAACAAGCCCAGGCCCCGCGGCCGAGGCCTGGAGGATG CAGGAGaggctggagaggaggaggagaaggagctgCTGCCCAGCCTAGATGTCTTCCTGAGCCGCTACACGAGTGAGGACAATGCCTCCTTCCAGGAGATCATGGAGGTGGCCAAGGAGAGAAGCCGGGCACGCCACGCTTGGCTCTACCAGGCTgaggaagagtttgagaag AGGCAGAAAGATAATCTCGAACTCCCATCAGCAGAGCACCAGGCCATCGAGAGCAGCCAGGCCAGTGTGGAGACCTGGAAGTACAAGGCCAAGAATTCCCTCATGTACTATCCAGAGG GTGTCCCTGACGAGGAGCAGCTGTTTAAGAAGCCCCGGCAGGTGGTACATAAGAACACGCGCTTCCTTAGGGACCCCTTCAGCCAAGCCCTGAGCAGGTGCCAGCTCCAGCAGGCAGCCGCCCTCAATGCCCAG CACAAACAGGGCAAGGTGGGCCCCGATGGCAAGGAGCTGATCCCCCAGGAGTCCCCTCGAGTGGGTGGATTTGGATTTGTTGCCActccttcccctgcccctg GTGTGAACGAGTCCCCGATGATGACCTGGGGGGAGGTTGAGAACACACCCTTGAGAGTTGAAGGGTCGGAAACCCCCTACGTGGACAGGACACCGGGCCCAGCTTTTAAG ATCCTGGAGCCAGGCCGCAGGGAGCGGCTGGGGCTGAAGATGGCCAACGAGGCCGCTGCCAAGAACCGGGCCAAGAAGCAGGAAGCCTTGCGGAGAGTGACGGAGAATCTGGCCAG CCTCACCCCCAAAGGCCTGAGCCCAGCCATGTCGCCAGCCCTACAGCGCCTTGTGAGCAGGACGGCCAGCAAGTACACAGACCGGGCCCTGCGGGCCAGCTACACACCATCCCCAGCACGCTCCACCCACCTCAAGACCCCGGCCCGTGGGCTGCAGACCCCCACAAGCACACCGGCGCCTGGCTCTGCCACACGCACCCCTCTCACACAGGACCCGGCCTCCATCACGGACAACCTGCTGCAGCTCCCTGCCCGGCGCAAAGCTTCGGACTTCTTTTAG
- the ESS2 gene encoding splicing factor ESS-2 homolog isoform X2, producing the protein METPGASASSLLLPAASRPPRKREAGEAGAATSKQRVLDEEEYIEGLQTVIQRDFFPDVEKLQAQKEYLEAEENGDLERMRQIAIKFGSALGKMSREPPPPYVTPATFETPEVHAGTGVVGNKPRPRGRGLEDGEAGEEEEKELLPSLDVFLSRYTSEDNASFQEIMEVAKERSRARHAWLYQAEEEFEKRQKDNLELPSAEHQAIESSQASVETWKYKAKNSLMYYPEGVPDEEQLFKKPRQVVHKNTRFLRDPFSQALSRCQLQQAAALNAQHKQGKVGPDGKELIPQESPRVGGFGFVATPSPAPGVNESPMMTWGEVENTPLRVEGSETPYVDRTPGPAFKILEPGRRERLGLKMANEAAAKNRAKKQEALRRVTENLASLTPKGLSPAMSPALQRLVSRTASKYTDRALRASYTPSPARSTHLKTPARGLQTPTSTPAPGSATRTPLTQDPASITDNLLQLPARRKASDFF; encoded by the exons GGCCTCCAGACGGTCATCCAAAGGGATTTCTTTCCTGATGTGGAGAAGCTCCAGGCACAGAAGGAGTACCTGGAAGCCGAGGAGAATGGAGACTTGGAACGGATGCGCCAGATTGCCATCAAGTTTGGCTCTGCTTTGGGCAAGATGTCCCGGGAGCCCCCGCCACCCT ATGTGACTCCAGCCACGTTTGAAACCCCTGAGGTGCATGCAGGCACTGGAGTGGTGGGCAACAAGCCCAGGCCCCGCGGCCGAGGCCTGGAGGATG GAGaggctggagaggaggaggagaaggagctgCTGCCCAGCCTAGATGTCTTCCTGAGCCGCTACACGAGTGAGGACAATGCCTCCTTCCAGGAGATCATGGAGGTGGCCAAGGAGAGAAGCCGGGCACGCCACGCTTGGCTCTACCAGGCTgaggaagagtttgagaag AGGCAGAAAGATAATCTCGAACTCCCATCAGCAGAGCACCAGGCCATCGAGAGCAGCCAGGCCAGTGTGGAGACCTGGAAGTACAAGGCCAAGAATTCCCTCATGTACTATCCAGAGG GTGTCCCTGACGAGGAGCAGCTGTTTAAGAAGCCCCGGCAGGTGGTACATAAGAACACGCGCTTCCTTAGGGACCCCTTCAGCCAAGCCCTGAGCAGGTGCCAGCTCCAGCAGGCAGCCGCCCTCAATGCCCAG CACAAACAGGGCAAGGTGGGCCCCGATGGCAAGGAGCTGATCCCCCAGGAGTCCCCTCGAGTGGGTGGATTTGGATTTGTTGCCActccttcccctgcccctg GTGTGAACGAGTCCCCGATGATGACCTGGGGGGAGGTTGAGAACACACCCTTGAGAGTTGAAGGGTCGGAAACCCCCTACGTGGACAGGACACCGGGCCCAGCTTTTAAG ATCCTGGAGCCAGGCCGCAGGGAGCGGCTGGGGCTGAAGATGGCCAACGAGGCCGCTGCCAAGAACCGGGCCAAGAAGCAGGAAGCCTTGCGGAGAGTGACGGAGAATCTGGCCAG CCTCACCCCCAAAGGCCTGAGCCCAGCCATGTCGCCAGCCCTACAGCGCCTTGTGAGCAGGACGGCCAGCAAGTACACAGACCGGGCCCTGCGGGCCAGCTACACACCATCCCCAGCACGCTCCACCCACCTCAAGACCCCGGCCCGTGGGCTGCAGACCCCCACAAGCACACCGGCGCCTGGCTCTGCCACACGCACCCCTCTCACACAGGACCCGGCCTCCATCACGGACAACCTGCTGCAGCTCCCTGCCCGGCGCAAAGCTTCGGACTTCTTTTAG
- the TSSK2 gene encoding testis-specific serine/threonine-protein kinase 2 isoform X1: MDDATVLRKKGYIVGINLGKGSYAKVKSAYSERLKFNVAVKIIDRKKTPTDFVERFLPREMDILATVSHGSIVKTYEIFETSDGRIYIIMELGVQGDLLEFIKCRGALHEDVARKMFRQLSSAVKYCHDLDIVHRDLKCENLLLDKDFNIKLSDFGFSKRCLRDSNGRIILSKTFCGSAAYAAPEVLQSIPYQPKVYDIWSLGVILYIMVCGSMPYDDSDIRKMLRIQKEHRVDFPRSKNLTCECKDLIYRMLQPDVSQRLHIDEILSHSWLQPPKPKAMSSASFKREGEGKYHAECKLDTKTGLTPDHRPDHKLGAKTQHRLLVVPENENRMEDRLAETSRAKDHHISGAEVGKAST, encoded by the coding sequence ATGGACGATGCCACAGTCCTAAGGAAGAAGGGTTACATCGTAGGCATCAATCTTGGCAAGGGTTCCTACGCAAAAGTCAAATCTGCCTACTCTGAGCGCCTCAAGTTCAATGTGGCTGTCAAGATCATCGACCGCAAGAAAACACCTACTGACTTTGTGGAGAGATTCCTTCCTCGGGAGATGGACATCCTGGCAACTGTCAGCCACGGCTCCATCGTCAAGACTTACGAGATCTTTGAGACCTCTGACGGACGGATCTACATCATCATGGAGCTTGGCGTCCAGGGCGACCTCCTCGAGTTCATCAAGTGCCGGGGAGCCCTGCATGAGGACGTGGCACGCAAGATGTTCCGACAGCTCTCCTCCGCCGTCAAGTACTGCCACGACCTGGACATCGTCCACCGGGACCTCAAGTGCGAGAACCTTCTCCTCGACAAGGACTTCAACATCAAGCTGTCTGACTTTGGCTTCTCCAAGCGCTGCCTGCGGGACAGCAATGGGCGCATCATCCTCAGCAAGACCTTCTGCGGGTCGGCAGCATATGCAGCCCCCGAGGTGCTGCAGAGCATCCCCTACCAGCCCAAGGTGTATGACATCTGGAGCCTGGGCGTGATCCTGTACATCATGGTCTGCGGCTCCATGCCCTATGACGACTCCGACATCAGGAAGATGCTGCGTATCCAGAAGGAGCACCGTGTGGACTTCCCGCGCTCCAAGAACCTGACCTGCGAGTGCAAGGACCTCATCTACCGCATGCTGCAGCCCGACGTCAGCCAGCGGCTCCACATCGATGAGATCCTCAGCCACTCATGGCTGCAGCCCCCCAAGCCCAAAGCCATGTCTTCTGCCTCCTtcaagagggagggggagggcaaGTACCACGCTGAGTGCAAACTGGACACCAAGACAGGCTTGACGCCCGACCACCGGCCCGACCACAAGCTTGGAGCCAAAACCCAGCACCGGCTGCTGGTGGTGCCCGAGAACGAGAACAGGATGGAGGACAGGCTGGCCGAGACCTCCAGGGCCAAAGACCATCACATCTCCGGAGCTGAGGTGGGGAAAGCAAGCACCTAG
- the TSSK2 gene encoding testis-specific serine/threonine-protein kinase 2 isoform X2, translated as MDDATVLRKKGYIVGINLGKGSYAKVKSAYSERLKFNVAVKIIDRKKTPTDFVERFLPREMDILATVSHGSIVKTYEIFETSDGRIYIIMELGVQGDLLEFIKCRGALHEDVARKMFRQLSSAVKYCHDLDIVHRDLKCENLLLDKDFNIKLSDFGFSKRCLRDSNGRIILSKTFCGSAAYAAPEVLQSIPYQPKVYDIWSLGVILYIMVCGSMPYDDSDIRKMLRIQKEHRVDFPRSKNLTCECKDLIYRMLQPDVSQRLHIDEILSHSWLQPPKPKAMSSASFKREGEGKYHAECKLDTKTGLTPDHRPDHKLGAKTQHRLLVVPENENRMEDRLAETSRAKDHHISGAEG; from the exons ATGGACGATGCCACAGTCCTAAGGAAGAAGGGTTACATCGTAGGCATCAATCTTGGCAAGGGTTCCTACGCAAAAGTCAAATCTGCCTACTCTGAGCGCCTCAAGTTCAATGTGGCTGTCAAGATCATCGACCGCAAGAAAACACCTACTGACTTTGTGGAGAGATTCCTTCCTCGGGAGATGGACATCCTGGCAACTGTCAGCCACGGCTCCATCGTCAAGACTTACGAGATCTTTGAGACCTCTGACGGACGGATCTACATCATCATGGAGCTTGGCGTCCAGGGCGACCTCCTCGAGTTCATCAAGTGCCGGGGAGCCCTGCATGAGGACGTGGCACGCAAGATGTTCCGACAGCTCTCCTCCGCCGTCAAGTACTGCCACGACCTGGACATCGTCCACCGGGACCTCAAGTGCGAGAACCTTCTCCTCGACAAGGACTTCAACATCAAGCTGTCTGACTTTGGCTTCTCCAAGCGCTGCCTGCGGGACAGCAATGGGCGCATCATCCTCAGCAAGACCTTCTGCGGGTCGGCAGCATATGCAGCCCCCGAGGTGCTGCAGAGCATCCCCTACCAGCCCAAGGTGTATGACATCTGGAGCCTGGGCGTGATCCTGTACATCATGGTCTGCGGCTCCATGCCCTATGACGACTCCGACATCAGGAAGATGCTGCGTATCCAGAAGGAGCACCGTGTGGACTTCCCGCGCTCCAAGAACCTGACCTGCGAGTGCAAGGACCTCATCTACCGCATGCTGCAGCCCGACGTCAGCCAGCGGCTCCACATCGATGAGATCCTCAGCCACTCATGGCTGCAGCCCCCCAAGCCCAAAGCCATGTCTTCTGCCTCCTtcaagagggagggggagggcaaGTACCACGCTGAGTGCAAACTGGACACCAAGACAGGCTTGACGCCCGACCACCGGCCCGACCACAAGCTTGGAGCCAAAACCCAGCACCGGCTGCTGGTGGTGCCCGAGAACGAGAACAGGATGGAGGACAGGCTGGCCGAGACCTCCAGGGCCAAAGACCATCACATCTCCGGAGCTGAG GGCTGA